In the Thermoplasmata archaeon genome, CCCTGACAGCGTGAATCCCGATCTCCTTTCCGCGGGGACAGGCTCCTTCGCGTCCGTAAACGAACTCCTTTCCTCCGAGTTCCTCGCTGATGATCTCCGCGGCAGTCATTGCTGTTCCGCTGGGCGCATCCTTCTTCTGGTTGTGATGGGCCTCGATGATTTCCACATCGTAGTCCAGACCAAGGTTCTTGGCCGCTTCTCTGCAGAGTTTGAAGAAAATGCCCACTCCAATGGAGTAGTTCGAGGAAATCACGGCAGCAACATTGTTCGCCTTGACAGCATCTGTGATGTTCTGCTTCTGCTCGGCCGAGAGTCCTGTTGTTCCTATGATAAGGTTGACCCCAGCCTTGGCCGCGACAGGTGCATTGACCGCTGTGGCAGGGGCGACGGTGAAGTCCAGAAGGACATCTGTCTTGGTCTCCTTGAGGACCTTCTCCAGATCCTTGGGGTCGGATACGGGGACATCCAGTTTTCCCAGTCCGCAGATCTCGCCGATGTCCTTTCCGACGTTGACGAGATCGAAAGCTGCCGATACCTTCATTCCTTCGGTAGCGTTGATGCGGCGTACGATCATCTGTCCCATCTTTCCACATGCCCCGACAAGGGCCGCTCTGACTTCTGCCATACAAATTCCTCTTTTCTCCGCTTCAGCGGTATGATTCGTCTATTCTTTAGTTCCTATATAAAACTCTGACACCGTAGCTTCAGGATCATCAGACGCATTCCGATATACCGTCAGGTATGCTGCTTAACTACGACATGTTTTGTTAAATAGAAGGTAAAATCATTGTTGGCCAATGTCAAACGAGACAGCATCCCGCATTCGTCTAAGTACCATCGATGTCTTCAAGGGTTTGGCGATATTCTTCATCGTCATACTGCATTTGGCCATCGTAGCTAGAAGCGGGATGTCTGAGCCTTCACCAGCAATCCAGGCCTTGTATCTGGGGTTGGTCGGATTCTTCGTGATGTCAGGATACTTCTTCAAGCCAGGGAGAGGCTTCAAGGAGAATATTGGTCGCCGTGTTAAGATTCTCTTCGTTGCCTTGCTGATATCTGCATTCTGTCTTCCTATCATCAGTTTCCTATGGTGCAGCCTTTGCGATCAGCCAACTGGTTTTGAAGATCTGATTGACTGCTGGAGGAGAACTTTTTGTCTGGAGCGCAGCTTCGTACCATATGATGATAGCGTCCCGTGGGCCATATGCGGCTTTTCCATGGGTTACTATTACCTTTGGTGCATGCTCGGTGCTTTCGTAGTTTTTTATGCGGTCGCTGACCGTATCGTCAACAATCTCAAGCTTGGAATCATTACAATAACCGTGCTTGTATGCATCACTGCAGCTTACAGAGAATTGGTGGACTTCACACTGCCGTTCTATCTAAATCTGGTTCCAATCGCAGCTGCATTCATGATCTGCGGAATGTATCTGGCCAAGATAGATCTTGTGGGGAAAGTGGAGTCGGGGGCATTCAGGGGCCTGAAATGGTGGGGTCTGTTCATAGGCAGTACAGCCGCTCTTCTGGTGATGGTTTTCATTCTTCCGCCGACAATCACTTTCGATCTGATGAGCTTTGGACATTTCGGAGGTTACTCTGCATTCCCCTATCTGGTGGAAGGGATCCTGGCGTTCGTTATGATCCTCTACATATCATTTTTCATTTCAAAGATACCTGTTGTTGCATCCGTTTTCGAGAGACTCGGGGAGCACACAATGGGGATCCTTTTGTTGCATGTGTTCATCGCCAAGGTCGCTCTGGCCCCATTCTTCACATTCAACAATGAGATATGCATAACCGGTGACTTTGGAGGAATAGAAAGAACGATATTTGCTTTCGCAGTTCTGCTGATAACGTATTTGGTCTGTGCCTATGGTTCACAGTTCATCAGAAGGGTCAGAGGCCATGAGTAAGCTCGGATACATGTACGAGCACGACTTCGGTGTGAAGCAATCCCGGGTGAACTTCCGCGCGGTGCTTTTTATCACTAGAAAAATCTTCAATGATGCCGTATTCGTCACCCCCATCATCTCTTGAATTTATCGGTCCAGATAGTCATCTATTTATGACTATATTCGGATTCTGAGCCATGAATTCTAAAGTGTTGGTCGCGTTTGTCTCTATAGTTGCGGTCGCGGCCGTAGGTGTCGGAGTTTTCTTCCTTATGAATGGCGGTCCCGCTTCGTTGGACGTCGATGAGGTCAGGACTGACCTTAGAGTAGGGGATTATGCTGTAAACAGAATAGATTCGGATCTTGCCCTAAAGGATACCATCACGGGCTGTCCTAGCTCGGATCTGACTGACCAACTGTATATGGGTGAGGCCATGGGAGACAAGTCTGTTAAGACCGTCAACTACAAGGGCCAGAGCATAGTCTGCGATTATTACGAATATTCCGTCGAAACCACTTACATAACATGTGCGAAGCATCCCGCCACAGGAGTCACTTACGAAGCCACGATTATGAATGAGGATGGTTTCTTTTCGTACCTCCTTAAGGACACCAATCTCGATCTTTCCCTCAAAGAGGATGAACAGAAAGTCGCGGCGGGATCCTTTGTTCTGTTCGAATATACCACCCCATATGTAGGAGAATACAGCTACAAGGGCGATCTGGAATACAAGATGGACGAATACAATCCCAAGACAGATCTCGGAACCATGGTGACCTCCGCCGATCTCGGTATGCATGGGCTCGTCAGGGAGATGATCACAGAGATCACACCTTCCGGAAAAATCATCACCAACCTCAAAAATGAACCGCAGTCAGAGGATGAGTTTTTCAGCGGTTTCTTGTATGACTCCACCATCAGATGGATTGGACGTGAGGGGAATACCATCTCCTACATTTCAACATTCGAAGATACCATTGACACCATCTACGGCAAGCGCCATGTCACCATCCAGACCTTGGATGTCCATATTGCTGCTGACGATATTGACCGCAGATATGTCATCACTTATGGCGATAAGGGTATGATCTATTCTCTGACTATATCGTATTCGGAATCTTGGGTGGGAGAACGTGCCCATATTCTCCAGGAAACATCCCTAAAGATCTAAACAGAAACTTAGGGGCCGGTTATCTGGCCCCTCCTTTCATATTTCTGCTCTGCTTTATCCATCCATTACTAACGTTAGTGAAGCACTGTTCCCTCATCCTTTGTTGATAGATTATGTTGTAATAGGACAGCGTCGACACCTCCCTGTCCAGCATCGGTTACTTGCTCTTGGTCATTCTACTGGTATGCAGGTTCTCCTTCGGTTGAACACCATCCAGTGTGGATGGTATGGATCCCTTCCGATCCCGTATGCTATGAAGATAGGATGGCGATCGAGAAGGCCCGCGCAACTTGGTCGTCCGCCGATCCCGAGGGGGCCTCCGGCGCAGTGGTGGACAATCCGTTAACTGTGACTGGTGGACAATCACCCTCGAAAATGGTGGACAATGGAACAAATGCTACTGGTGGACAGTCCCCGGAAAATGGTGGACAATGACCGGAAAACGGTGAAAAATTGATGGTTTCGGACTTTAGGGATCTGGATTGGATAAATGAGTGGACAAGGCGAGAGCCACAACCCCCTTGCCAGTCATCTCACAACCACCCTTTATTGTCAGGAAATAAGTGAATTCGACTCCGGATACTGTCCGTTTTGAGTCATTTCGCGCTCTTTCATTCTCTACTCTTCTTGTTGTAGATTTCAAAGCAGTCTAGTGCAAACCATTTACGGTGCTCCGGCACCGGTCAAAATCTATCAACAAAGACAGAACAGAGGAATAAAAATGTCAGAAGAACAGAAACAGAATTTAGCAAACTCAGTTAAGAAACCCAATCAGACAGAGGTACTCAACAATCTCAGATCGGAGTTCGCTCAGCCCGCAACAGCCATCGAGCCTCAGGAAGGCAAGGCGCTTCTGAGCTTCAGGAGCGGAGAGTTCTACATAGGACTCAAGGTCGCCAACAAGCTCAACCCCAAGACCGGAAAGACTGAGGACGTCCCTCAGCTCACAGCAGCCTACGGAAACGGTAACTTCCTCAACTTCCCCCTCAGCGGAGAATGGTGGGGAGAGTTCTCGGCTTTCGCAGCCAATATGAGCAAGGCCCTCGACGGTATCTGCAAGATCTCCGTTACCAATTCCGGAGATGCGGACTACGCCAAGATGATGATGGCGCAGTTCAAGGACTGATGACCGAACAAGGGGAGTATGTCATAGATCACACCTATTTCCTGAACCACTCGGATATCAAGACCAAGCGCTATCATGCCCAGACCGAAGAGGAGGCCATCGAGAAGATGAAGATGCTCTCCGAGCTAGGCAACACATCGCAGATCCTGATCTCCAAGCGCGGTTACAAGAACAGGTTGAACAAGATCCGTAAATGGACACCTCCTAACTGACTGCTCCCGACCATAGTGAGGATGGATGATGCCGTTCTTGACCTCCAATCCCATTCGTCCGGCACCGTCCGTCCTCAGCCCCCAAAACTTCCCCCGTCCGGAGGGAACCCAATCCGGACACACACCCAATCAGGTGATCCAAATGTCTTACAAAACGACTTCAAGGGTAGTGCAGCAGCTATCTCCGGGTGACATCGCACAGAAATTCAAGGGAAAGACACCCTATCAGGCTACCTGCTACTACAACAAATGCATGACGAACGTGAACACTCCTGATGAGAACATCGCTCTCTTCAGACAGTTCAGGGCATCCAACCCCAGCCTTTTCATGCCCGATGATCAGGTCGCGAGGATCCGCAATTCCAAGAACTCACCCAACAACAGGGCAGGGATCAACGGCGGATTCCTCAACAGATCCGGAGGGCGCGTCTATTCCGACGGATATTCCTATGACAACCATGGGAACTCCTACGATCCGTACGGGAATCCGGTCGGAGGCTGGCAGGACGGCGGGAAGGAGCGCGAATACGGTACCGCATTCATGGACTCCTACTCCAAGGGTCCCGGATTTTTCCGCCGCAAGCAGAAGCCCATCTCCGAGCCCAGGTCCATTGAGGAGCTCGGGAACATCCTGAAGAGGATGAAGAACCCCATCCGCGGAAGGGCCTACATCGATTCAATCATCACCAACAAGGACTCCAACCCCGAGACGGTGGAGAATGCGAAGCATTTCCTCGCTGTCAATAGCTCGTTCATCGCCAACGATGAGCAGATGGCCGCCTACAGAGCATCCCATCCCAAGGGGTCCAGACAGTTTGGCGGTCAGAGGAGGGGATTCTTCGGTCTCGTCAGGAAACCGATCGATCAGGCCCGCTCGGATGCGGAGATCCAGAACACCCTGGTGCATCTGAAGGACAACGTCTCCAGGACCAGATACTACGACAAGGTCATGGCGAACAAGAACTCGAATCCGGAGACCGTCCAGAGGCTCGTGGCCTTCAGGGAGGCTAACGGTCAGCTCTTCGCTTCTGCTGAAGAAGTAGCCAACGCACCCCACAGGGATTCCATGAGATCGAGATTCTGGATGCCCAAGGAGCAGTTCGACTCCATGTCCCCCACCAAGAAGAGGTTCTTCGTCGGTGCCGTCAACAGGAACAGCCGTGCCAAGAACTGTGCCTACGGATTGCGTGTGACCACTGACCCCGGTACCACTCCGGAGGATAAGGCGGCGATGACCGAGGTCGTCAACGAGCACAGCGAACTGTTCTTCAGGAACCCCAAACCGAACAGGACAAAGGCCGTGGAGTGATCGGGATATGAACGGAATCATGCGTATTTCAGCGATAGCTGTGGCTGTCGTCATGGCTTTGATGGCATCGGCCCTCATCCAAGCGGATGATTCCGATGCATACACCAACACCTACACATTGGAATACGAGGTAGGCCAGGACATCGACACGGATCTGACCGAGACCACCGGCAGGGAGGTATTGTTCCTTTACACCGGCTCCCTCCCCGACGGCCTTCGTCTGGACATGGACCAGGTCGAGAAGACGTGGTACGGTTGGAAGTACGAGACGCATCTCCGCGGATCCCTTTCGGCATCTGCGGGAACCTATTCCTTCGTACTTTCGGACGATTCCAACTTCTACAGATTCACCGTCCTGGTCTATGCCGGCGAATGCTCGGTGACCTATGATGCCGGCATCGGTTTGATAAATGGTAAGCAGACTTGGTCCGAGACCATTACCAAGGGATCGTACGCATCGATGCCCCAGGCATCCCATTCCAGCGGAGCATACAGCTTCAGGGGATGGGCGCTCTCGGTCACCGCCGCTGAACCCCTGATCTCCTACCAGCCGTCGAAGGACACCACTCTTTATGCCGTTTGGGACAGGAACACTGTCGGGATCTCCGATGCCACCGCGACGGTCACCAGTGGGCAGTCCGCAGAGCTGCCTTTGGCGACGGACCCTGAGGATGCCCTCATATCGATAGTATCCTACGGAGGCCTCTCCGAATACAACATCCGTATCGACGATCGTTCGCTGATGCTGGATATGACCGATGTTATGCCTGGAACCTACCAGATCCTTCTGGAGGCATCCTACACAGGGTACATCTCCGGCGAATCCACCGTCACGGTGAACGTCCCCATCACCATCGTCAAGCCCATAGAGTATGTGCTCAGCGAGGGGGATCTGTTCTCATACACCCCGGTGACTAATCCTACGAACGCCTCCATCTCGTTGGACCACGTCTCCCTGGACGGAAACTCAGTTCCTGAATTCGCAGGTCTGGCCGTCGAGGGGAGGACGATCAAAGGCGAACTGCAATCCACGGGGACCTACGCGATCACCTATACGGCATCGATGGAAGGTTATGTCGACGTTACCAACACGGTCTTCGTGAAGGTCAACCAGAGGCAGCCTTCCGCCCCGGCTCCGGTCATGGGATCCATAACAGCGACCCCAAGGGCATCCGAACCGAGGGTCTACGACTTCGTGGTATCGGGATACGCCAACGCGAGCAACATCATCTGGTCCTACGACGGGAAGGTGTTCTCCACCTCTTCACCGACGGCATTGTACGAATTCCCCGCATCAGGGGTGTTCACGGTAACTTGTACAATCGCAGGTCTCGACGGGTCATTCATATCAGACAGCATCGACATCATCTGCCTGGACAACTACCACAGGGATGCGGCCTGGTCGGGGATGGAGTATTCATATGTCCTTCCAGGCTCCGCAGACATCTCGGTCCAGAACGGCTCACCGTTCTCAGTGAAGACAGATACCGTTGATGGAAAGGAATACACCGTACTGTACGGGACTCCAACCATCCATGATGTCGGCAGCACCTTTGCGGTGAATGCCGGAGGGGAATCATGGTCCATCATTGTGTACGAATCTGAATCCGCAGCACCCGTAGCTGATTTCGATCTCCAGGTCGGATCCGACGGATATACCGTCGTAGCGCTGTTCAAGGGACAGAACGCATCGTTCTACACCTACGATTTCAACGGCGACGGCATCCCCGAAAAGGGCAACGGATTCACCTACTCCTCCAGCGGCAGGTACACCGTCGTATGCAAGGCGATCAACAACCTCTCGGAGACATCGTGCTCCAGGACGGTATCCATCGACCTCGCTCCATCGGAGAGGACGGATGTCCTCAGGCTGACAGATTTCGAGATGCTCCTTGGCGAGAAGCAGGACATCATCCTGTCCATCTCCGAGGGGGATATCGTCACGGTATCCGGTTCGGCCAAGGATTTC is a window encoding:
- a CDS encoding 4-hydroxy-tetrahydrodipicolinate reductase; translated protein: MAEVRAALVGACGKMGQMIVRRINATEGMKVSAAFDLVNVGKDIGEICGLGKLDVPVSDPKDLEKVLKETKTDVLLDFTVAPATAVNAPVAAKAGVNLIIGTTGLSAEQKQNITDAVKANNVAAVISSNYSIGVGIFFKLCREAAKNLGLDYDVEIIEAHHNQKKDAPSGTAMTAAEIISEELGGKEFVYGREGACPRGKEIGIHAVRGGDIVGDHTVMFIGNAERIEIRHQAHSREVFVAGAVMAAKWVVDQKKGVVYAMTDVLA
- a CDS encoding acyltransferase, with product MSNETASRIRLSTIDVFKGLAIFFIVILHLAIVARSGMSEPSPAIQALYLGLVGFFVMSGYFFKPGRGFKENIGRRVKILFVALLISAFCLPIISFLWCSLCDQPTGFEDLIDCWRRTFCLERSFVPYDDSVPWAICGFSMGYYYLWCMLGAFVVFYAVADRIVNNLKLGIITITVLVCITAAYRELVDFTLPFYLNLVPIAAAFMICGMYLAKIDLVGKVESGAFRGLKWWGLFIGSTAALLVMVFILPPTITFDLMSFGHFGGYSAFPYLVEGILAFVMILYISFFISKIPVVASVFERLGEHTMGILLLHVFIAKVALAPFFTFNNEICITGDFGGIERTIFAFAVLLITYLVCAYGSQFIRRVRGHE